In Nicotiana tabacum cultivar K326 chromosome 2, ASM71507v2, whole genome shotgun sequence, the following proteins share a genomic window:
- the LOC142169509 gene encoding uncharacterized protein LOC142169509, with translation MVLQTQLGLNKHQSYAHEQNCYSDSSHGSSMQLTRPSGYSTMPYGQSTHNHMMMGHGGQHHGGHYGGHGHGHGHGGHYGSQGPHMPHDSTNFSSNTSMVHSDGGYGSGMQQSAHMSSATGMGSPNYHGHGYGGSHPSQYSQSQKFNWALKDLEE, from the coding sequence ATGGTTCTCCAAACTCAACTTGGGTTGAACAAGCACCAATCCTACGCTCACGAGCAAAACTGCTATTCCGACAGTAGCCATGGCAGCTCTATGCAACTGACAAGGCCTTCGGGCTATTCCACCATGCCATATGGTCAGTCCACTCACAATCACATGATGATGGGTCATGGTGGCCAACACCATGGCGGACACTATGGCGGTCATGGCCATGGCCATGGCCATGGCGGACATTATGGTAGTCAGGGGCCGCATATGCCCCATGACTCCACCAACTTTTCAAGCAACACCAGTATGGTCCATAGTGATGGTGGCTATGGCAGTGGAATGCAACAATCTGCCCATATGTCCTCAGCCACGGGCATGGGGTCACCGAATTATCACGGTCATGGTTATGGTGGCAGCCACCCTAGTCAGTACAGCCAGAGCCAGAAGTTCAACTGGGCTCTTAAGGATTTGGAGGAATAA